From a single Leishmania infantum JPCM5 genome chromosome 36 genomic region:
- a CDS encoding hs1vu complex proteolytic subunit-like — protein MFRRLATRSTSFVTGAAVQARHTTILSVRKGNKVILIGDRQVTLGERIVAKSSACKLRKLNDNVVIGFAGSTADAFALMEKLENKLNDFPEQLSRAAVELAKDWRTDRALRRLEASLIVCSKEETLEIDGQGNVITPEADGIIAIGSGGTYAKAAARALIDVDGYDAERIARKAMRIATDIDVFSNSNWDVEILTREEEAVKKEEAEKAEKAQNEAQSKE, from the coding sequence ATGTTCCGTCGTCTTGCCACCCGCTCCACGTCCTTCGTGACGGGGGCCGCCGTGCAGGCGCGTCACACCACCATTCTTTCTGTGCGAAAGGGCAACAAAGTAATCCTTATTGGGGACCGTCAGGTGACCTTGGGCGAGCGTATTGTGGCGAAGAGTAGCGCCTGCAAGCTGCGCAAGCTCAACGACAACGTTGTAATTGGCTTcgccggcagcacggcggacGCTTTTGCGTTGATGGAAAAACTGGAAAACAAGTTGAACGACTTTCCGGAGCAGCTGTCtcgcgccgcggtggagctgGCAAAGGACTGGCGCACCGACCgcgccctccgccgcctcgaggCATCCCTCATTGTGTGCAGCAAGGAGGAGACGTTGGAGATTGATGGGCAGGGCAACGTAATCACCCCTGAGGCTGACGGCATCATCGCCATTGGCTCGGGTGGCACGTAtgccaaggcggcggctCGTGCGCTTATTGACGTTGACGGCTATGATGCAGAACGCATCGCGCGCAAGGCGATGAGGATTGCCACCGACATCGATGTcttcagcaacagcaactGGGATGTGGAGATCTTGACGCGTGAGGAAGAAGCGGtaaagaaggaggaggcggagaaggcggagaaggcgcagaATGAGGCGCAGAGCAAGGAATAG